In Citrus sinensis cultivar Valencia sweet orange chromosome 4, DVS_A1.0, whole genome shotgun sequence, one DNA window encodes the following:
- the LOC102620445 gene encoding U-box domain-containing protein 6-like — MDIAEVEENLFAASDAKLHGDMCKKLSALYCKILSVFPSLEASRPRSKSGIQALCSLHIALEKAKNILHHCSECSKLYLAITGDSVLLKFEKARSALAESLRRVEDIVPQSIGCQILEIVNELETIAFSLDPSEKQVGDDIIALLQQGRKFNDSNDNNELESFHQAATRLGITSSRAALTERRALKKLIERARVEEDKRKESIVAYLLHLMRKYSKLFRSEMIDDNDSQGSTPCSPTVQCSFEDGVHNGNEHAFDRQLSKLCSFNFRPNNRRSGQMPLPPEELRCPISLQLMYDPVIIASGQTYERICIEKWLSDGHSTCPKTQQKLPHLCLTPNYCVKGLIASWCEMNGVSVPDSPPDSLDLNYWRLALSEESTNSKSNEIVRSCKLKEMKVVPLEVSGTIEESEYNDIENIYAQEDESGTNVFERYQDFLNVLNEGENLGQKCNIVEQIRLLLKDDEEARVFTGANGFVVVLLRFLESAVCERNSYAQEIGAMALFNLAVNNNRNKELMLAAGVIPLLEKMISNSNSHGAATALYLNLSFLDDAKPIIGSSHAVPFLVELCKGKTEHQCKLDALHALYNLSTIPSNIPNLLSAGIISGLQSLAVPGDPMWTEKSLAVLLNLAASAAGKEEMNSTPGLVSGLATVLDTGELIEQEQAVSCLFLLCNGNEKCCQMVLQEGVIPALVSISVNGSTRGRDKAQRLLMLFREQRQRDHPPVDIGQQDDDSSEKLKPTYTPTPDHAPESKPLCKSISRRKMGKAFSFLWKSKSYSVSQY, encoded by the exons ATGGATATTGCCGAAGTCGAAGAAAATCTGTTTGCGGCTAGTGATGCCAAG TTACATGGAGACATGTGCAAGAAACTCTCTGCACTTTACTGCAAAATATTGTCTGTTTTTCCTTCCTTGGAAGCGTCACGGCCTAGGAGCAAATCTGGCATTCAGGCGTTATGTTCATTACACATAGCACTTGAGAAGGCCAAGAATATTCTTCATCACTGCTCAGAATGTAGTAAACTTTACCTG GCTATAACTGGGGATTCTgtgcttttaaaatttgaaaaagcaCGCAGTGCTCTTGCTGAGAGTCTTAGGCGAGTTGAGGATATTGTTCCTCAATCGATTGGATGTCAG ATTTTGGAGATTGTAAATGAGCTCGAGACAATTGCGTTTTCACTTGATCCTTCTGAGAAACAAGTTGGTGATGATATAATTGCATTACTCCAGCAGGGTAGAAAATTTAACGACTCTAATGACAATAATGAGCTTGAATCATTTCACCAGGCTGCTACTAGACTTGGTATCACTTCCTCCAGAGCAGCTCTTACCGAGAGAAGAGCTCTTAAAAAACTTATTGAGAGAGCTCGTGTGGAGGAAGATAAGCGGAAAGAATCCATTGTGGCCTATCTTTTACACCTCATGAGAAAATACTCCAAGTTATTTAGAAGTGAGATGATAGATGACAATGACTCACAAGGTTCAACTCCTTGTTCGCCAACTGTTCAATGTTCTTTTGAGGATGGGGTGCACAATGGCAATGAGCATGCCTTTGACCGCCAGCTATCAaaactttgttctttcaattttaggCCAAACAATAGGAGATCAGGGCAGATGCCCCTTCCGCCAGAAGAATTGAGGTGTCCGATATCATTACAGCTTATGTATGATCCAGTCATAATTGCTTCTGGACAAACATATGAAAGGATCTGCATTGAAAAATGGTTAAGTGATGGGCACAGTACCTGCCCAAAAACTCAGCAGAAGTTGCCTCATCTTTGTTTAACACCAAATTACTGTGTTAAGGGTCTCATTGCTAGCTGGTGCGAAATGAATGGAGTTTCTGTTCCCGACAGTCCTCCTGATTCTCTTGACCTTAACTATTGGAGGCTGGCTTTGTCTGAGGAGTCCAccaattcaaaatcaaatgaaattgtcCGCTCTTGCAAATTGAAAGAGATGAAGGTTGTTCCTTTGGAGGTGAGTGGAACAATTGAGGAGTCAGAATACAatgatattgaaaatatttatgcaCAGGAGGATGAGTCTGGAACCAATGTGTTTGAAAGATATCAGGATTTCCTGAATGTCCTGAATGAAGGGGAAAACTTGGGGCAAAAATGCAATATTGTAGAACAAATAAGGCTCCTGCTGAAGGATGATGAGGAGGCCAGGGTTTTCACGGGAGCAAATGGATTTGTTGTAGTGTTGTTGAGGTTCCTAGAGTCAGCTGTGTGTGAAAGGAATTCATATGCTCAAGAAATTGGGGCTATGGCTCTATTTAACCTTGCAGTCAACAATAACAG AAACAAAGAATTGATGTTAGCTGCTGGAGTGATTCCATTGCTGGAGAAAATGATCTCGAACTCCAACTCTCATGGTGCAGCAACAGCACTATATCTGAACCTCTCATTCCTTGATGATGCCAAGCCTATCATTGGCTCAAGTCATGCTGTCCCATTTTTAGTTGAGCTTTGTAAAGGCAAAACTGAACACCAATGCAAGCTTGATGCCCTTCATGCTCTTTATAACCTGTCCACTATCCCCTCCAACATTCCAAACCTTCTTTCAGCTGGCATTATCAGTGGCCTACAATCTCTTGCTGTACCTGGTGACCCCATGTGGACGGAAAAATCATTAGcagttttgttaaatttagCTGCAAGTGCAgcaggaaaagaagaaatgaaTTCAACCCCAGGCTTAGTTTCTGGGTTGGCAACGGTGTTGGACACTGGTGAACTCATTGAGCAGGAGCAAGCTGTTTCATGTCTTTTCCTTTTGTGTAATGGGAATGAGAAATGTTGTCAAATGGTTCTACAAGAAGGGGTCATTCCTGCACTTGTGTCGATTTCAGTGAATGGGAGTACAAGAGGGAGAGACAAGGCACAGAGACTTTTGATGTTATTTCGGGAGCAGAGGCAACGGGATCATCCACCTGTTGATATCGGACAACAAGATGATGATAGTAGTGAGAAGCTGAAACCAACATATACTCCCACTCCCGACCATGCTCCAGAATCAAAGCCTCTATGTAAATCTATATCAAGAAGAAAGATGGGAAAAGCTTTTAGCTTCTTGTGGAAGAGCAAGAGCTATTCAGTTTCCCAGTATTAA